TTAAAAAATTATATTAATGGAAAAGGTCTATTAATAGAGCAAGGTCCTGTAGAAAGAGTTGGTGCAAAAGGACCTATGAAAAGTATTTATGTTAGAGATCCTGATAAAAATTTAATAGAGTTATCAATATACTACAACTAACCATTTTATATGTTATATAATATATATTATTAGTTATAGTTTTTCCAATTTATAACTTTTGAAACAATAGCTCCTAAAATATGTATTTTCATATTTTAGGAGCTATTTTAAATTTCTAATAAATTATAACTTTGTTACTATACTAACATCTAAATCACTTAATACAGTTTTTATAGGATTAAAAAAAGAGGTTGTTATAGAATCTCCTACTAAAAGTCCTACTGCATAATTATTTTTATCTACTAAAATTGCTCCTGAATCACCTTTACTTGACATTATACTTGTGGCTATTTGATTTTTAAACAAACACTTTCCTTTTTTAAAATTAATATTGAGAGTTGTATTTATAGCTGATATTCTTCCAATAGTAAATTCAGTAGTTCTTCCACATTTTCTAACACTTTCTCCTAATTTCACATCACTTGTACCTTTAATACTTCCAATTATAACTATTTCAGGTGTAACAAGAGATTTATCATCTATCCTTGCCATTGCACAATCTACATAGTTTTCTTCCCCACTGCCAAATTTAATAGGTATAAATTTTGTAAGATGTGCAATTGTATCATGTGAAGGTGTTCCTGAATCCAATTTACTTGGTTGAATTATAGCGGCTCCTATTTTTTCTATATTCTCATCTGCAAGTACATGATTACAGCCTAATATATAATAATATCTATGATCTTTAACTACACACCCCATTGTTCCATTTAATAATGCATTTCCTGGACCAATGCTATAACCACCATATACAGGTCGTATCCTTTTTGTAAATCCACATGATGTAGCAAAACCACATTCTACTATATCCGTAGGTATCCCTTTATAACATTTGGGAATCATTTCATTTTCATTTAATTTATCTTTAGAAATCTTATTTTTCACAAATACTTTAATACATTTTGTTAAAGTATTAACTCCATTAGATATTTTATAACCAAGTCCTACTCCTATAACATTACCTTTATTAAAAAAATACTTATATTCACAATTACAAATGTTTTTTATTTTATTGGACAATTCACAAATCATCTTATATCACCTAAAATAGTTTTTAATATATAATATAGAATGCATTTTAAATTTGTTATTTTTGAAATAAACGCTAGACAAAATTCAATAATCGTGATAACATATCTAAGTAACTTTTTAGGCGATGGAGTTCGCCATTAACCGCTTTTAAGCTAATGACTCCTACGAATATAGATAAAATATTATCTATATTCGTAGGAGTCATTTTTTATTTAACTAACTGAAAGGAGAGACTTTAATGGCTTATAATAACAAAAAAGAAACTACTATCTTTGGATTATCATTTTTAAAATGGGTAATTATAGGATCTTGTATAGGTATAATTATAGGTCTTGTTATTTCACTATTTCTTTTATGTCTTGAAAATGCTACAAAATTTAGAACCAATAATCCATATATTTTGTTCTTACTTCCCCTTGGTGGTGCATTAGTTAGTTTTCTATATTATAAATATGGAGGTAATTCTAGTAAAGGAAATAATTTAATAATTGAAAAAATAAATGAAAGTTGTGAAAATGTTCCTTTGCGCATGATCCCTTTAGTTTTCTTTGGTACAGTTGTAACTCATTTCTTTGGGGGTTCTGCTGGACGTGAAGGAACAGGTGTACAAATTGGAGCTAGTATAGGTGAAAATGTAGGAAAATTACTAAAGCTAAATAAACATGAAAATAGAATTATTCTTATGGCTGGAGTAAGTGGAGGCTTTTCTGCTATATTTGGAACTCCTCTTGCTGGAACTATATTTGGACTTGAGGTTTCAGTACTTGGGAAAATGAGTTATGAAGCATTAATTCCATGCCTTACAGCAAGTATTGTTGGAAATAGTATTGTTAGTCTTCTAGGTATTAAACACTCACGTTATATTATTAAAGCAATACCCAATATTAGTATAATTATTGCTTTAAAAATAATTGTAGCCTCTATTATATTTGGTCTTACAAGCAGGCTATTTAGTGAACTTACTCATAAATTAAAGGCTATGTTTTCTAAACATTTTAAAAATGCAATGATAAAAAGTTTTATTGGTGGAATACTTGTAATAATGCTTACATTTATAATAGGTACCTACAAATATTTAGGACTTAGCCTTCCACTAATGGGAGATGCTTTTAATGGCAATATACATCCTTTAGATTTTTTAGGTAAGTTAATATTTACATCAGTAACTTTAGGAGCTGGGTATCAAGGTGGTGAGGTTACTCCTCTTTTTGTTATAGGTTCTACTTTAGGTAGTGCTCTTTCATACCTACTTAATTTATCACCCTCATTTTTAGCTTCTTTAGGATTAATTTCAGTATTCACAGGGGCTACAAATACACCTATTGCATCTTTTATATTGGGTATAGAAATGTTTGGCTCCGAAGGTGCTATATATATGCTTATGGCATGTTCTATAAGTTATATATTTTCAGGACATACCGGAATATATACCTCTCAAAATATAGGAGTTAACAAAAATACATTTACTATTTTTAATAAAAAAACTACTCTATTAAATTATAGGCAGGTTACTAAAAATAAATATAAAAAGAAAGATTCCACTACTTAAAAATTAAGAAGGAGCGTACATTATATACTCTCCTTTTAAATAATCTAATATATTTATTAATATTTGTATTGTTTACAATTACAACAACAATGATATGTGAAATTATTAGGTTATGTTAATTTATATCCTAAATGAATACAAGAAGTTCTCCTAATATTAGCATTAAATATTGCATTCTAATACAAGAGTATTTTACTATATTTTATTGTGTCTTTTCATAAAGAACCTTATCTTACTTCATAAACTTATTTAACTCTGTCCCTTATCACATATTTTCTCTAACTATTAAGATTATAGACTACAAAATATCCTTTATGGTGCTTTTCCATGATGGAGAGTTTGTAGTTTCTTGCCTACTCATTTAATATATCTTTTAACTTTCTAATCGCCCTCCTCCTCAAATAAGTAGTCCTATCGTACAAAAGGTTTTTATCTTTCGCAATATTCTTAAAACTCTCATGATTAATATAGTATCTGCGGAGAATCTCTCTTTCTAGTGGCTGAAGTTTATCCATAGCTTCATAAAGCTTCTTAACCTGATCATAAGCTATAACTTCATCTTCAACAGTAAACTCATATTCTTCATCCTTGTTAAGTATATTATCATCTGGAACTTCTCTAAAATGTTTAATCTCACCTTTTAATAGTGCTGCAAAGTTTGTACTTATAGCATTTAGAAAATATCCATTATATGAGCTACTTCCAAGCTTGTACATACGTATAGCTTTTATAATAGAAAGATATCCATGTTGCACTAAATCCTCAAAATCATATCCTGGAATGTTATATCCCGCAGCCTTCTTAAATACAAAATTTTTATATTTATTAATAATAGAATTTATAGATTCTACATCTCCGCCCTTTGCCTTTCTTATAAGATTTTCCATGATAACACCACCCTTTTATACATATATATCTATTATACCAGTTTATGTAATTATTTAAATGGTATTTACGTTTAAATAATAAAAATACATTGACTATATAGTTTATTCTATATACCAAGGAGGTGTTTTCTTTGGAAACTGAAATCCTAAAACTTGCATCATCTCAAGGAATCTGGGCGGCTCTTAGTGTAGTCCTTATATTCTACATTTTAAAAGCCCAGGAAAAGAGAGATTTAAAGCAAGAACAAAGGGAGGAAAATTACCAAAGGATAATTAAAAATCTCACTGATAATTTGCATTTGATTGAAGATGTAAAAAAAGATGTTAAGGAAGTTAAGGATGTACTCTTACGAACATCATAATAAAAACTTTTCCAAAATAACTTAAATCTCCATATATACAATTGAACACACAAAGATAGGGAGGTTTTAAAATGGCTCAATCAAAAGTTTATAAAAGCACACTTGCTCTTGATGTTTTAGTTGGTACTGATGACAAAGGTAAAGATGTCTTTAAGAAACAATCTTTCGGTAAAATCAGAACTAATGCTGATATAGAGAAAGTTTGTGAAGTTGGTCTTAATGCTGCTAAGTTATTTAACAGTGCTAAAGTTTTAAAAATTGATCAATCTATAATAACTGAGGAATAGGAGGGAATAAATAATGGCTAAGACTCTTTTAATGAAGTTTAAAACTGATAAAGATAAGAATTACTCTTTAAGAGTTAATAGAGTTAAAAATGATGCTAAAGAGGAAGATATTAAAACACTAATGGATTCTTTAATTAACAATGATGTTATCCTTACATCATCTGGTACTTTAAAAGTTAAAGAATCTGCTGAACTTATAACTACTACTTCTGAACCAATTGATATTGAATAATGAAAAGTCTAGTTACTTAATTTTTAGGTAGCTAGACTTTTTTTCTTATTACTTATTATTCTTATTTATTATTTATTATTTATTACTTATTATTTATTACTTATTACTTATTAACTACCAAGGGGCTACCAAGGGGCTTGCAAGGGGCTTATAAGCCCCTGTTTTAAAAAAAGAGAGAGTGATTTACAAAACCCCTCTTACATTTAATTATATATTTCATTTTATAAAATACAAATTGAAACTACAAAAAGAATCCTTAAAACTCTTTTTTATCCTAAAATAATATCTTCACATCGAGTAGGAGCTAAATAATTATTTTATTTAGCGTCCTCTCACACCACCGTACGTACCGTTCGGTATACGGCGGCTCATTAAGAATTATGTATTAGCTTATAAGTGCTATTATGGGAATGCAAGAAAGTGATCATTTAAGGATGTAAGAATTAGATTTATGTATAATACTATAATTACCAACATTTAAACTGGAGGTAATTATGATTATACAAATGAATATTAATTCTGAAATACAAATAGATAAGTTAGAGGATCTTCATAAATTAAATTTAATTATGGAGGAAAATAATTTGAAAGTAAATAAAAGTCAAATAGCTAGAGAACTTGGCGTTGATCCACGCACCGTAGGTAAATATTTAAATGGATATGTAAAACCTACTACTAGAAATCGTAAATCTAAAATAGACCATTTTGAACCTATTATCAAAAAACTTCTTGGTAAAGATTCTATTCAAATATTTTATTATAAACGGATTCTGTGGCAGTATCTTAGAGATAACTATGGATTAGATTGTGCTCAATCTTCTTTTAGAAGGTATATCTCCAATCATCCAGAATTTAGTCACTATTTTAATAGCAGAAGAAAAGGACATCTATCGAAGGCTGCGCCTATGAGGTATGAAACAGGTAAAGGTAAACAAGCACAACTAGATTGGAAAGAAAACATAGAATTTGTTTTAAATACCGGAGAAATTATTAGTGTTAATGTCTTTGTATTAATACTTTCATATTCGAGGTTTAGAGTGTACAAGTTATCTCTCGATAAAACACAAGAAGTGTTATTTTCTTTTCTTGATGAATCATTTCAAGCTTTTGGAGGAGTTCCGGAGGAACTATTAACGGACAATATGAAAACTGTTATGGATTTACCTAGAACTAATTATTCTAAAGGAAAAGTAAATAATAAATTTCAACAGTTTGCAAAAGATTACGGCTTTAAAGTTCACCCTTGCGTAGCAGGTAGACCTAACACCAAAGCCAAAGTAGAAGCTCCTATGAAATTATTAGATGAAATAAGAGCATATAATGGAACATTAAACTATGAGCAATTACACAAACTTGTTTCAGATTTAAACAATAGAATTAATAGTAAATGTCATACATCAACAGGTAAAATACCAATATTACATTTACAGAAAGAAAAAGATTTCTTATCAAAACTGCCTAAAGATCAGATAAGAAATCTTTACAAAATAACCACCACATCTGTTAAAGTAAATAGTCAAAGCATGATTTCATACAAATCAAACCAATATTCTGTCCCACCAGAATATATAGGTAAACGACTAAAACTTCAAGTATATGATCATCAATTACATGTGTATTATAGCACAAAATTAGTTACTATTCATGATATACAAAATCAAAAATTAAATTATCATGCAGAACATTATGCTGAGATTAGTGCTTTAACAATTTAATAAAAGCTCATATGAAATGATGAAGAAAGCTAGGACAAAATTTAAATTTAATAGGAGAGGTATATAAAATGAATAGTGCATATACACAACTTATAAAAATCTAGAGTATTTAAAATTTAAACAAATGATTAATCATTTAGACGAAGTCATTGATTTTTCTACTAAAAATAATTTATCCTTTGTTGATGCTCTTATTAAGCTTACAGCTTATGAAATAGATTTTAAAGAAGCAAATATGATTAAATCTATGGTAAAAGTAGGCGCTTTTCCTCATAAAAAAGAGGTTAAAGACTTTGATTTCAGCTTTCAACCTAGCATTAATAAAGATCAGATATTAGATTTTTTAACATTACGCTTTCTAAATACACAAGAAAATATAGTTTTCCTAGGTCCTAGTGGAGTAGGAAAAACGCACCTTGCTACATCTATAGGAATTGCGGCAGCAAAACGTAGATATAGTACATACTTTATTAAATGTCATGATTTATTACAGCAATTAAAACGTGCAAATTTAGAGAATCGATTAGATTCTAGACTTAAACATTTTAGTAAGTACAAGCTCCTAATAATAGATGAATTAGGCTATCTACCGATAAATAAAGAAGACTCTAAGTTATTCTTCCAACTCATTGACATGCGATATGAGAAAAAAAGTACAATTTTAACAACTAATATAAATTTCAATGCTTGGGATGATATTTTTTATGATCCTATCATCGCAAATGCTATATTAGATAGAGTTTTGCACCATGCTCATGTTGTACCTATTAATGGAAAGTATTAGCTGATATCTTTTAGATATACTTCTGTAACCAAGATTTTCAATATATTTGTTGTTTAAGATTGTATCAAGAATTGGGCTTTTGGATATTCTCCAATAGCCTTTTCTTGTATTTGCATACTCCCATGCTTTATAGGTCGAAAGACCTAGTTTTATGAGGTTTCGTCCTCTAGTTTTAACCTTTTCCATTGTTTCCAAATACAACCCCTTAACCTTCTTCTTATCCAACTATCTATTTTTTGTATTTTAGCGTTAGCGTTAGCTTTCGCTATTCCAAAGTAATTAATCCATCCAATCGTTAATTGGTTAATCATATAAACTCTATATTCCATACTTATACCTTTATTACGGTTTGTTAATTTTCTTATTTTGTTTATGAATCTTTTATATGACTTTTCATGTATTCTTATATTGGCTCCGCCTTTTGCAAAATAGAATGAAAATCCAAGAAATTTTCTTCTCGTCACAAAATCTACTGCACTTTTATTTTCATTAACTTTAAGTTTTAATAAACCTTCAAGTATTTTTCTTATACTTGCCATAACTCTTAATCCTGCCTTTTTACTTTTGACATAAATGTTGCAGTCATCTGCAAATCGGCAAAATCTATGACCTCTTTTCTCAAGTTCTTTATCTACTTCATCAAGCATAATATTAGCAAGTATTGGGCTTAATGGACCACCTTGCGGTGTACCTTTATCTGATTTTACCTTCAATCCATTTATCATTATTCCAGATTTAAGATAATTTCTAATTAGTTTAAGTACCCTTTTGTCCTTTATTCTTCTTGAAAGTCTTTCCACTAATATATCATGGTTAACTTTATCAAAGAATTTTTCTAAGTCTATATCAACAACCCATTTATGCCCCTCATTGATATATTGTCTTGATTTTAATATAGCTTGTTTAGCACTTTTATTTGGTCTAAATCCATAGCTATTATCCGAAAAGGTAGGGTCATAAATTTTATTAAGTTCTTGAGCTAATGCCTGTTGTATTAATCTATCAAGTACAGTAGGTATTCCAAGCAATCTAATTCCACCGTCAGGTTTTGGTATTTCCACTCTCCTAACTGGTGAAGGTTTATACCTTCCTTCTAATAACTTTTGCTTAATTGTTAGCCAATTTTTGATAATAAACCCTCGGAGTTCATCGACTCTCATACCATCAATACCATGACTTCCTCTATTGGCAACTACTCTTTTCATAGCTTTTAGCATATTTTCTCTAACTAAAACCTTTTCAAGTAGATTATTAGTATCATCTACTACATTGTTTTCTCTTTCTCCCTTTGCTAACGCCAAATTATTACTCTGCCGCCCTCGTTACTGAGTCACTTCTACTTCCACAAGGCGACCTCTATATTGAGTTGTCTGCTTTCTTTGTAATTTATTTGAATTATTCAAAGTTGAAAACCTCCTAATGTTCAGTCCTTCCCTCACTACGTGCACATAGTATGGTACTATGACCTCTGCTGACTTCTGATAGTTCAGTTACATATCACTATGTAGGTTATCATGTAGGAAGTTCATCCTTTAATGATATATCTATCAGACCTCCCCAGGTAAGAACGCAATCTTTCATTCCATATATCTGCCACATATACTGCAATAACTTTTGGGTGATACGGACTTTGTTTTGTTATGCAAACTCATCCAGCTATAATCAGCCTCTTATGTGATTCGTATTCCTCAGACCGGAATTTTGCCATCCGACTTCCTTCAGATTCCACCTCACGATGGACACCCTTGTCATTGGCTAACGCCTATATCACCTTCGGCGTTCAGGACTTTCACCTTATAGATTGCGCCCATGCTGGGCGCACATACAATAAAAGAAGCGATATATTAATACGCTTCTTTTAAATCTTTCAAAATAAGTTTTACTAACAACAACTATTACCGCTGTTATAAACAGAAGGACAAGAACAAGTGCAAGGACAACAGCAAGGACAACAGCAGCAACAACAGCAATTTGAATTATTTGGTGGTGTAGGTAATCCTCCTCCTACAGAGTTACAAGAAATAGGTTTAAAAGCAGCATCAAATATTGTATTATATAACCCAAAACAACTTGGTCCTGGAATTCCCATGTATCCATCATATATTATCCTGTTTCCACCAAATATCCATATCTCTACTATTAATCTAACTGTTTTTGTTCCTTTTAAAATATTTATTCTACGAGAAAATCCTAATGAAAATGCTCCACTGTCTTCTTTGTGTTCTATTCCCATAGGATCAATATAATTTACATAAAATTCAGCCATAAAACCCCCGTAGTTACCTACTTGTATATAAACATCATTACTGGAATTTGATAACATATTACCACATTGATTCATTTTTAATCACCCTACACTATATAAATTTATTTATACTTCATAATACTTTTCTATATGAACTTTTGTTACAAATATATACATTTTTTTTGTTTTTATCACATATTTCATGGTAAAAACAATTTGTACACTATAAAGTAAAACAATTTATTATTTAAAAGTAAAATAATAAATTATTTTACTTTTAAATAATAATATGATATATTAGCTATGAAAACGTTTAAAGGAGTGACAGATATGAAAAAAACAAAATTACTAGCAATTGTTATAGCTTCATTTATGACTCTTGGAGCTGTTGGATGTAGGCAAGCAAATAAAACAAAAACTACTGCAAGTACATCTGATACTAAATCTACTAATAAAACTATAATAGCCCATAGAGGAGCTTCAGGTTATCTACCTGAACATACATTAGAAGCATACTCTCTTGCTTATGGATTGGGTGCTGATTATATTGAGGCTGACGTATGTTTAACAAAAGATGGAGTACCAATAGTAATGCATGATATTCATCTTGATACTACAACTAATGTAGCTAAAATTTTCCCAGATAGAAAACGTAAAGATGGAAGATATTATATTATTGACTTTACTTTAGATGAGATAAAGAAATTAAGTGTTAATGAACGTGTTGATTTAAAAACAAATGAAGCAGTATTTAAAGATAGATTTCCACTACACAAATCACATTTTGAAGTTCCTACTTTAGAAGAAGAAATTCAATTAATTCAAGGATTAAATAAAAGTACTGGTAAAAATGTTGGAATATACCCAGAACTAAAAAATCCTAAATTCCATACTGAGAATGGTCAAGATATCGGTAGTGTTACTTTAAAGATTTTAGATAAATATGGATATAACAACAAAGATTCAAAATGTTATCTTCAATGTTTTGATCCAACTTATTTAAAATATATGAAAAATAAACTTAAAACTAAATGTAAAATAGTTCAACTTATAGGTCTTCAATCTTGGGAAGATAATAAAGATGATAATGTTGCACAGATGTTATCTAAAGAAGGCTTAAAAGAAATGTCCAAATATGCTGATGGAATAGGACCTTGGTATGGACAAATTTTAAATAACGATGGAAAACTAGAAAAAAGTGAAGATGTTACAAATCCAACTCTTGTAGCAGATGCACATGAAGCAGGACTTGTGGTTCATCCATATACTGTTCGTAAAGATGAATTACCTAAATATGCAAAAGATGCTGATTCTTTACTTAGAAAATTATTATTTGAAGCAAATGTAGATGGCTTATTCACTGATTTTACTGATTTAGGTGTTAAAGCTGTTAAAGAAGGACCTTTAAAATAACAACATAAACTAAAAAAGAGATACTATTTACAAGTAATTTTATGTAAACGGTATCTCTTTAATTTTATAAATATATCTTAAATCTTTAAATGGCTAATAAACTATTTTATACATATGTTTATACAATTAATTATGTATGTATTAATGTAAACATTGTTGTAATTATATCATTTTTCCATTAACCATAATCATTTTGTCCTATATTCATTAAAAAACTTTAAATGGCATAAAATTATAATTATCTTTATAAGTACTTAATTAATACCTTGCTCATAGTATATTAGTAGTATAATTACTAAATATGAGGAATGAATCTAATGAATAATTGCTGTTCTACACTTGAAAACAAAATTAAATATATATGCAAATGTGAATATAAATATTTTCTAAATAAAGCTAATGTAGTAGGAATTGGTCTTGGATATAAAATAAAAAATGGCTTTAACACATATCAAAAATGTATTAAAGTATTTGTTATTACTAAACTTCCAAATGATAAATTAACTCCTAATGAAATGATACCTGTTAACTACAAGGGAATTCCAACAGATGTTGTTGAATCAGGCATTATTGTGTCTTCATCCCTAAAAAAGAAAATAAGACCAGTTATAGGTGGTTATGGTATAAGTGCTGATGGGACTAATATTATGGGTACAGCA
This genomic window from Clostridium botulinum BKT015925 contains:
- a CDS encoding trypsin-like peptidase domain-containing protein, translated to MICELSNKIKNICNCEYKYFFNKGNVIGVGLGYKISNGVNTLTKCIKVFVKNKISKDKLNENEMIPKCYKGIPTDIVECGFATSCGFTKRIRPVYGGYSIGPGNALLNGTMGCVVKDHRYYYILGCNHVLADENIEKIGAAIIQPSKLDSGTPSHDTIAHLTKFIPIKFGSGEENYVDCAMARIDDKSLVTPEIVIIGSIKGTSDVKLGESVRKCGRTTEFTIGRISAINTTLNINFKKGKCLFKNQIATSIMSSKGDSGAILVDKNNYAVGLLVGDSITTSFFNPIKTVLSDLDVSIVTKL
- a CDS encoding voltage-gated chloride channel family protein, with protein sequence MAYNNKKETTIFGLSFLKWVIIGSCIGIIIGLVISLFLLCLENATKFRTNNPYILFLLPLGGALVSFLYYKYGGNSSKGNNLIIEKINESCENVPLRMIPLVFFGTVVTHFFGGSAGREGTGVQIGASIGENVGKLLKLNKHENRIILMAGVSGGFSAIFGTPLAGTIFGLEVSVLGKMSYEALIPCLTASIVGNSIVSLLGIKHSRYIIKAIPNISIIIALKIIVASIIFGLTSRLFSELTHKLKAMFSKHFKNAMIKSFIGGILVIMLTFIIGTYKYLGLSLPLMGDAFNGNIHPLDFLGKLIFTSVTLGAGYQGGEVTPLFVIGSTLGSALSYLLNLSPSFLASLGLISVFTGATNTPIASFILGIEMFGSEGAIYMLMACSISYIFSGHTGIYTSQNIGVNKNTFTIFNKKTTLLNYRQVTKNKYKKKDSTT
- a CDS encoding sigma-70 family RNA polymerase sigma factor is translated as MENLIRKAKGGDVESINSIINKYKNFVFKKAAGYNIPGYDFEDLVQHGYLSIIKAIRMYKLGSSSYNGYFLNAISTNFAALLKGEIKHFREVPDDNILNKDEEYEFTVEDEVIAYDQVKKLYEAMDKLQPLEREILRRYYINHESFKNIAKDKNLLYDRTTYLRRRAIRKLKDILNE
- a CDS encoding BhlA/UviB family holin-like peptide; its protein translation is METEILKLASSQGIWAALSVVLIFYILKAQEKRDLKQEQREENYQRIIKNLTDNLHLIEDVKKDVKEVKDVLLRTS
- a CDS encoding DUF1659 domain-containing protein, whose amino-acid sequence is MAQSKVYKSTLALDVLVGTDDKGKDVFKKQSFGKIRTNADIEKVCEVGLNAAKLFNSAKVLKIDQSIITEE
- a CDS encoding DUF2922 domain-containing protein; its protein translation is MAKTLLMKFKTDKDKNYSLRVNRVKNDAKEEDIKTLMDSLINNDVILTSSGTLKVKESAELITTTSEPIDIE
- the glpQ gene encoding glycerophosphodiester phosphodiesterase, producing the protein MKKTKLLAIVIASFMTLGAVGCRQANKTKTTASTSDTKSTNKTIIAHRGASGYLPEHTLEAYSLAYGLGADYIEADVCLTKDGVPIVMHDIHLDTTTNVAKIFPDRKRKDGRYYIIDFTLDEIKKLSVNERVDLKTNEAVFKDRFPLHKSHFEVPTLEEEIQLIQGLNKSTGKNVGIYPELKNPKFHTENGQDIGSVTLKILDKYGYNNKDSKCYLQCFDPTYLKYMKNKLKTKCKIVQLIGLQSWEDNKDDNVAQMLSKEGLKEMSKYADGIGPWYGQILNNDGKLEKSEDVTNPTLVADAHEAGLVVHPYTVRKDELPKYAKDADSLLRKLLFEANVDGLFTDFTDLGVKAVKEGPLK